In Nitrospirae bacterium CG2_30_53_67, a genomic segment contains:
- a CDS encoding aspartyl/glutamyl-tRNA amidotransferase subunit B gives MEFETVIGLEVHAQLKTRTKIFCHCSTEFGGPPNHHTCPVCLGMPGVLPVLNREVVNFALRTGLALNCKINPISRFARKNYFYPDLPKGYQISQYELPLCEHGFLTIDLHGTERRIGITRIHMEEDAGKNIHGEHGNPCSYVDLNRTGVPLMEIVSEPDIRSPEEAAAYMRKLRSILRYIDVCDGNMEEGSLRCDANISLRPAGQKAYGIRTETKNMNSFKHVQKALEYEIKRQARILDQGGAIVQETRLWDADRGISISMRGKEEAHDYRYFPEPDLVPLHVDKAWIEEIRCALPELPDAKMNRFIKEYDLPVYDAEILTGSRELADYFEACNQLAQSPKTVSNWIMGELLREMKGDERGIRACPVTPEMLAGMIRMIEQKTISGKIAKTVFEEMYRTGKRPEQIVKKKNLIQVTDETEIIRIIDQVLTDYAPQVESYRSGQEKVFGFLVGQVMKASRGKASPALVNQLLKERL, from the coding sequence ATGGAATTTGAAACCGTCATCGGCCTGGAGGTTCACGCACAGCTCAAGACCCGGACCAAGATCTTCTGCCATTGCAGCACGGAATTCGGAGGGCCTCCGAACCACCATACCTGCCCGGTCTGCCTCGGCATGCCCGGTGTGCTTCCGGTCCTGAACCGGGAGGTCGTGAACTTCGCCCTGCGGACCGGCCTGGCGTTGAACTGCAAGATCAACCCGATCTCCCGTTTTGCGAGAAAAAATTATTTCTATCCGGACCTCCCCAAGGGATACCAGATCTCACAATACGAACTTCCGCTCTGCGAGCACGGCTTTCTCACCATCGATCTCCACGGGACAGAAAGACGGATCGGGATTACGAGGATCCACATGGAAGAGGACGCCGGAAAAAATATCCATGGCGAGCACGGCAACCCATGCAGTTACGTGGACCTGAACCGGACCGGTGTGCCGCTCATGGAGATCGTGAGCGAGCCTGATATCCGAAGCCCCGAGGAAGCGGCGGCCTACATGCGGAAGCTCCGAAGCATCCTCCGCTATATTGATGTCTGCGACGGGAACATGGAGGAGGGCTCTCTCCGGTGCGACGCCAACATCTCGCTCCGACCTGCGGGTCAAAAGGCATACGGCATCCGGACCGAGACCAAAAACATGAACTCCTTCAAGCATGTGCAGAAGGCCCTCGAATACGAGATCAAGAGGCAGGCCCGGATCCTGGACCAGGGGGGCGCCATTGTGCAGGAGACCCGCCTCTGGGATGCGGACCGAGGCATCTCCATTTCCATGCGGGGCAAGGAAGAGGCCCACGACTACCGCTATTTCCCCGAACCTGACCTGGTCCCTCTGCATGTGGATAAGGCCTGGATCGAGGAGATACGATGCGCCCTTCCGGAACTTCCGGATGCAAAGATGAACCGCTTTATCAAGGAATATGACCTCCCCGTGTACGATGCGGAGATCCTGACCGGATCCAGGGAACTTGCAGACTATTTCGAAGCCTGCAACCAATTGGCACAATCCCCGAAGACGGTTTCAAACTGGATCATGGGAGAGCTCCTCCGTGAAATGAAGGGGGATGAGCGAGGAATCAGGGCATGCCCGGTGACACCCGAGATGCTGGCGGGGATGATCCGGATGATCGAACAAAAGACCATCAGCGGCAAGATCGCAAAAACGGTCTTCGAGGAGATGTACCGGACCGGAAAGAGACCTGAACAGATTGTCAAAAAGAAGAACCTGATCCAGGTCACCGACGAGACAGAGATCATCAGAATCATCGACCAGGTCCTCACGGATTACGCCCCTCAGGTCGAATCGTATCGAAGCGGCCAGGAGAAGGTCTTCGGATTCCTGGTGGGACAGGTCATGAAGGCTTCCAGGGGAAAGGCCAGTCCCGCCCTGGTGAACCAGCTCCTCAAAGAAAGGCTGTAG